The genomic DNA GCCTCGGTGGCAACGAATGGATGCTCTCCCGCCGTATTCCGAGCCCTGAGCCGCGCCAGACAAACCTCCTCGGGCACATCGAGCAGGTGGAGCACATGCGCCGCGTTCGTTTTGTCGAGAATGCCGCGCATCCAAGACCGTGCTTCAACAGTGTTTGCTTGAAAATCGAGGACCACCGACAGGCCGGCATCAAGAAGCGCAGCGACATGCGGGCCAAGGACACTGCGCAGGAGCGCGGAGCACCGTACATAATCCTGGATGGAGCTCATCTGCTCGCCATAGAGACCCGAGAGCCACTCATCCTCCCGGATCACAACCGTTCCGCTCTGGCGCCCGAGGGTGGCGGCCAGCGTGGACTTCCCGGCAGCGATCCGTCCGCAGATGATGTGCAAAGTCGGTCGTGGCGTTGTGGTCGGGCTTTGCATGTCTTGGTCCTTGTCCCTTACGCAAACCGCGCCTGTGATAGCGTCATCAACCCGAATAGCAACAATGCCGCCGCAAGGCCGCAGGCGATTGTTCGGAGCGTATTCCAGAACGTCCAGCGCGGCACATAGGTGCCCGTCCAGTAGGCACGGGTCGCCTCTTGCGAGAGGTCCATGCGGGCCAGCGCCTCGTTCATTGGTACGTTGAAGGCGACCGTGACGCTAAAGCAGCCGACAAGGTAAACAAGCCCCGCCGCCGCAAACAGCGTTGCAGCCGGGCCTGTCAGGCCCAAAGCGGCATAGACGATCAGCGCCAGCGAGGCGGGGGCGAGGCCGAGGAAGAGGGCCATGAAGACCCAGCGAAATACCTCTCGGTTGATGGCCTGCATCGCCTCCGCGCCACCTTGGCCGCTGGTCGCGGCGAGGGCGCGCATGATGAAATCCGAGAACGCGAGGAAGACGCCACCGACCAGCGCATAAGCAAGGACGGCGAGATGAGCGAAGGTGAAGAAGAACGGTAACATTAAAGGCTCCTTGAGATGGGGCGGCGGCCAGACAGCAAGGCCCGTGGCGCCGTGGCAGGTTCAGTGCGCGCGCTGCGCAGCGGAGAGGCGAGGTTCCGGCGTCCAGAGGCGCTGGCGAAATGCCGCGAGGCAGAGCGCGGCGATCAACAGCTCGATGACGAGCGCGCCGACGACGCTGCCAGAGGGCATCCCGTCCACCGCAAGCCCGACCAGTCGCCCGACCGGAAAGGCGACGAAGACGGTTAGGGCCGCAGCCATGGCGACGGGCAGAACCGCGTGTCGCCAGATGCCGAGCAGCATCAAAAGGCCGAACCCGGCAAGGCCAGCGCCGGGCGCACGCAGTTCACTCAACAGGCTGGCATCTTCGCCGAGCGTGATGCCGTAGCTGGCATAAAAGGCATGCGGCGCGAACAGGATGAAGGCACCGATGCTCAGCGCGGTCAGGCCGGAGAGGCCCAACGCAACTTTCTCGAAGAGGGTGGGTTTCATGTGGCGTTCCTTTCTTTGGGTGATGTCAGGTAGTTGGCTGATGTCAGGCGACGCTTGTCCAAGCACCGCCCCGGGCGGCGCCGAGTGCGAAATCCGCAAAATCACGGGGGCTGCGGCCGAGCGCGCGCATCACGCCATCCGTGGTGTGAGCGTTGCGCCCGTCCAGCGTCTCCCGCGCAATGGCGGTGAAGACATCGGCAACAAAATCGCCGCCCGCCTGGGCGATATTCGCGTGGAACGCCTCGAAGCTGATCGGCACATGCTGGATCTCGCTTCCGGTGGCCCGCGAAAGCTCAGCCGCCATCTCCGCGAATGTCATGAGCCGCGGGCCGGTCACTTCGTAGAGTTGCCCCCTGTGGCCCTCTTCGGTCAGCGCGGCAACGGCGACATCGGCAATGTCGTCGATGTCGATGATTGGCTCGGCGATATCGCCGCCGGGCATCGGCAGGACGCCAGCGAGGACCGGGTCGCGCAGGTAGCCTTCGGAGAAGTTCTGCGCAAACCACGCAGCCCGGACGATGGTGAAGTCGACGCCCGAATTGCGCACCACCTCTTCGCCCAGCCGCGCATGATGCTCGCCGCGGCCCGAAAGCAGCACAAGGTGTTCGACCCCCACATCCCGCGCCGTCTCGCAAAGAGACTCGAGCTTCTCCACCGCACCGGGAAAGGCAAGGTCGGGGAAGTAGGTGACATAGGCCGCGCGAGCCCCACGCAGGGCCGGCGCCCAGGTCTCGGGGGCCTCCCAATCGAAAGGCGTTACAGAGCTGCGCGCGCCGCGGCGCACGGGCAGGCCCCGCGCCTCGAGGCGGCTGGCAACGCGGCGACCGGTCTTGCCGGTTGCGCCGATAACGAGG from Oceanicola sp. D3 includes the following:
- a CDS encoding NAD(P)H-binding protein; this translates as MQDQPILVIGATGKTGRRVASRLEARGLPVRRGARSSVTPFDWEAPETWAPALRGARAAYVTYFPDLAFPGAVEKLESLCETARDVGVEHLVLLSGRGEHHARLGEEVVRNSGVDFTIVRAAWFAQNFSEGYLRDPVLAGVLPMPGGDIAEPIIDIDDIADVAVAALTEEGHRGQLYEVTGPRLMTFAEMAAELSRATGSEIQHVPISFEAFHANIAQAGGDFVADVFTAIARETLDGRNAHTTDGVMRALGRSPRDFADFALGAARGGAWTSVA
- a CDS encoding DUF1772 domain-containing protein — translated: MLPFFFTFAHLAVLAYALVGGVFLAFSDFIMRALAATSGQGGAEAMQAINREVFRWVFMALFLGLAPASLALIVYAALGLTGPAATLFAAAGLVYLVGCFSVTVAFNVPMNEALARMDLSQEATRAYWTGTYVPRWTFWNTLRTIACGLAAALLLFGLMTLSQARFA
- a CDS encoding ATP-binding protein, whose amino-acid sequence is MQSPTTTPRPTLHIICGRIAAGKSTLAATLGRQSGTVVIREDEWLSGLYGEQMSSIQDYVRCSALLRSVLGPHVAALLDAGLSVVLDFQANTVEARSWMRGILDKTNAAHVLHLLDVPEEVCLARLRARNTAGEHPFVATEAQFHQISRHFVLPRPEEGFEVQVHRMDAAP
- a CDS encoding DUF4345 domain-containing protein yields the protein MKPTLFEKVALGLSGLTALSIGAFILFAPHAFYASYGITLGEDASLLSELRAPGAGLAGFGLLMLLGIWRHAVLPVAMAAALTVFVAFPVGRLVGLAVDGMPSGSVVGALVIELLIAALCLAAFRQRLWTPEPRLSAAQRAH